In a genomic window of Sarcophilus harrisii chromosome 4, mSarHar1.11, whole genome shotgun sequence:
- the POLR3C gene encoding DNA-directed RNA polymerase III subunit RPC3, producing the protein MTQAEIKLCSLLLQEHFGEIVDKIGTHLIRTGSQPLRAIVHGTGTSLDQVKKALCVLIQHNLVTYQIHKRGIVEYEAHCSRILRILRYPRYIYTAKTLYSDTGELIVEELLLNGKMTMSAVVKKVADRLTETMEDGKTMDYAEVSSTFCRLADTHFVQRCPLVPDPPESAEAQPPPPAPTLSINEKDMYLVPKLNLIGKGKRRRSSDDDAAGEPRPKRPKQTAESKEPMPDDGIYWQANLDRFHQHFRDQSIVNAVANRMDQTSSEIVRTMLRMSEITTSSGAPFTQPLSSNEIFRSLPVGYNISKQVLDQYLTLLADDPLEFVGKSGDSGGGMYVINLHKALASLAMATLESIVQERFGSRCARIFRLVLRKKHLEQKQVEDFAMIPAKEAKDMLYKLLSENLISLQEIPKTPDHAPSRTFYLYTVNSLSAARMLLRRCYKSIANLIERRQFETRENKRLLEKSQRVEAILASMQATGAEEAQLQEIEEMITAPERQQLESLKRNVNKLDASEIQVDETIFVLESYAESTMKRS; encoded by the exons ATGACTCAAGCAGAAATTAAATTATGTTCTTTGCTGCTCCAAGAACATTTTGGAGAGATAGTGGATAAAATCGGAACTCATCTCATCAGAACAGGCAGCCAACCATTGAGAGCAATTGTTCATGGCACAGGGACATCACTAGATCAG GTGAAAAAAGCCCTGTGTGTCCTTATCCAACATAACCTGGTGACGTACCAGATACACAAACGGGGCATTGTGGAATATGAAGCCCACTGCAGCCGTATTCTGCGCATCCTGAGGTATCCCCGCTATATCTACACAGCCAAGACTTTGTACAGTGACACAGGAGAACTGATCGTGGAGGAACTCCTGCTCAATGGGAAAATGACCATGTCGGCTGTGGTAAAGAAGGTAGCAGACCGACTCACGGAGACCATGGAGG atgggaaaaccatGGACTATGCAGAGGTATCTAGCACATTTTGCCGTTTAGCAGACACACACTTTGTACAGCGATGCCCCCTCGTTCCTGATCCCCCAGAAAGTGCTGAGGCTCAGCCACCACCGCCTGCCCCAACACTTAGCATTAATGAGAAGGACATGTACCTGGTCCCCAAACTAAACCTTATAG gaaaaggaaagaggagacgATCATCTGATGACGATGCAGCAGGAGAACCTAGGCCCAAGCGGCCCAAACAAACAGCAGAGAGCAAAGAG CCCATGCCAGATGATGGCATTTACTGGCAGGCCAACCTTGACAGATTCCACCAGCATTTCCGAGACCAATCTATTGTGAACGCAGTAGCCAATAGAATGGATCAG ACCAGCAGCGAGATTGTCCGGACCATGCTGCGAATGAGTGAAATCACCACTTCCTCCGGTGCTCCCTTCACCCAACCCCTGTCTTCAAATGAG ATCTTCAGATCTCTCCCTGTTGGATATAACATCTCAAAGCAAGTTCTTGATCAGTATCTGACTCTTCTGGCAGATGACCCA CTGGAGTTTGTGGGGAAGTCGGGTGACAGCGGTGGAGGAATGTATGTCATCA ACCTCCACAAGGCATTGGCATCCCTGGCTATGGCAACGCTGGAGTCCATTGTGCAAGAAAG GTTTGGGTCTCGCTGTGCCAGGATATTCCGGCTGGTTTTGCGGAAAAAGCACCTGGAGCAGAAACAGGTGGAAGATTTTGCCATGATTCCTGCTAAAGAAGCCAAGGACATGCTGTATAAGTTGCTGTCTGAAAACCTTATCTCCTTACAG GAAATCCCCAAGACGCCGGACCACGCGCCCTCTCGGACCTTCTACCTGTATACGGTGAACTCCCTGTCTGCTGCCCGGATGCTGCTGCGCCGCTGCTACAAG aGCATCGCCAACTTGATCGAAAGGCGGCAGTTTGAGACCAGAGAGAACAA GCGACTGCTGGAGAAGTCCCAGCGGGTAGAAGCCATCCTTGCCTCCATGCAGGCCACAGGGGCCGAGGAGGCCCAGCTCCAGGAGATCGAGGAGATGATCACGGCGCCTGAACGCCAGCAGCTGGAGAGTCTGAAACGCAACGTCAACAA GTTGGATGCCAGTGAGATCCAAGTGGATGAAACCATCTTTGTGCTCGAGTCCTACGCAGAGAGCACCATGAAAAGATCATGA